The nucleotide sequence CGATTTTTGGACTTTAAGAGAGTTGGCTATTTTTCCTGACCAGTTCCCAGCTCAGAAGGGCAGACCTCCTTGTCTGAAGGGTACTGGATTTTGGATCCTGTGCTCTATGCTCAGCTAAAGCAGAGTCGTCAGGACCATGGTTCTGCATTGCCCTCCACCCAGTGAAAATAGGGAGTATAGATTCCCAGAGTAAGAACTGATTTTTGGAAGAGCTATTTGTTAtagagatttttctttttacttggAGGGAGATATTTTTCCACCACCATCTTCCTGCAATTGGTGgagaagagagattttttttctttcccatcaCTGGGAAAGGATCTTTGGAAGAAGCATGCATACTCATTTAGAGGCTGAACATAGATAAAGAGACTGTAGCACTTGGAGTTGTCATTCTTCTTTTTCTTATGATGATTTTTGCCATTCTTGCTTAGATTCTattttttaagttgcagtaaactattttttatttgaacaccactcCAAGTCTCTGCTTGCTTTCTTCCAACTGGAGAACTAGCCTACTGCATTGCTAAAATCTGCATGTGTGAATACTATTGGGAGAGTGGCTGAGTGTACTAGGTATCCACCCCCAAGAGCCTAGGGCCGCAGAGGCTGGTCCTCCACCTCACTGGTTAGACCTCAGCTTTCCCATTGGCTGACTACTGCGAGTAATTGTAGAAACAAGTGAGCAGTTTGGGACAATGAGCTTGGCCTGGGTACTGGTTGACCCATGTATTAGAGACTTCAACCCAAGAGAGGGTTACATATAAATATGTTCGCTTCATGTTTGAAGTATGCTTGCCTTGAACAATATATAGAAATGTCATACCTGCAAGCAGTAAGCTGGAATTCTATAAATTATAAAATTCCAAGTGGGAAATCAAGATGGCTGCTCATCAAGCTCAGCAGTGGCCCTCtctactttttaaattatttactaGATCATTGTACTGGATGACTAGCAAATAGAAGGGCAAAGTGAAGGCTTTTTCCCCGATCCCTCTCAGACTGGTTCACTGTAGCAAATAACAATGAAGGAACATCCATGCTCAGTTTCAATGTACTTTTAGGGGTCTATTGCTGGTGCTGGGATGGAAGCTGCAGCCCAGCTGGACAAAGATATATCTCTTAGCCCGAGCAATAGAGCTCCTCCCTCAATTTTGTCTCTTGACACAGTGGCCTTGGTGGGTGACTTGCGAGACCCGAATGTGTTTCGCAGTTTCTACCCAATGGAGGGATCAATGACTGCTGTTGTACCAGCAGTGGTGAGAGGAATGCTGGCTCAGACACAAAGACTCGAGGAGACACCTCATGGCATGAGGTTAGAATCTGTGTCCTCAGGAGTGGAAGGCATATCTTCTCTTTCAGCATCTGAATCTCTTTTGTCATCCTTTCTGGTCCAAATGCCAGCACTACACATCCTTCTAGTAAAGCCATTAATTTGTGACTTTGGATTCTATCTAGTTGGCCCTGATTACCTTTGAGAAGCCTATTCCTTTATTGACATCTGAACTTTCTATGAAGGTACAGGTTCAGGGTGTGTCTCTTGGGTCCTATAATGAAAAATATGGGACATTTAGAGCAACAGACAATTAAACTCTCCGCAGTGCAATCAAGCCTGGTGCAAGATAATCTAGTAGTTCATCAGAGGTAGGAGAATTTGAAAAATTCAATGAGACAACTTAATCtttaaattttgaattttcccaaagttcCTTTAACTCCCCCATTGGATCTTTTCAAGAAATATTTGCTGATGATCTTGACTATTCCTGCTGAAGCTATTCCACCAATTAACAAAATCTATTTTTTTAgcttctggttaaaaaaaaaaagagagagagatctttagagcagaggttcccaaatctgtcctaaGGGACCCACagctagtcagattttcaggatatatacTTTGTAGATAGCTTGGATTTGATAGGGTTGCTGGAGAATTAATCTGCTGAAGAGACATAAGATAGCTACATTGTTGGTCTCTTTTGTGAGTTCTTCAAGACTCGGACATCATCTTTCATTCACTTGTATTTTCATAACTAATTAAAACTTTTTGAGGGAGGGGGGTCAGAAAATATAGATGTATCCGGACCTATGTAGGACTACAGAGGAACATAGTGACATTTCATGCTATAAGGCAGGAGTCTCTCTTACTTTGCATTACTCTTTTGATTTGATTTCTGTGTAAATGTTTTCGTAAGATATTTAATCAGATGCGTATTTTTTAAACTCTCTCAAGATGTttcttagattaaaaaaaaagtggtaccAATGTGAGGGTAGATGTTTCGGTTTGTTCAGGGTGGGGGCGTAATAAGAACTATATATTGTACTTGGAAGGAACTGATGTCActtgtttgttcatttttcttttttacttttgtttcctTTGTATATAATCTTCTTCGAGACTTTTCCAGATTCCCTTTCTTTATTTATATAGTGGGCTGGATGAGACTGGGATTCCGCTTTCTAAATCTTTTCTTTGGGtgttagtttttttctaaattttgctGATTGCATGTTTATGCTTGATGTATTTTgtggaaaattataaataaagagtaaaaaaataaaaactttcaagGACTCAAATATTTAATATATAGGTCTATAGATTTATGTTTCCTTTTATAGATCTATATTTTGTAAATACCTTTTGTAACAGGCTGACATTCTCTTCTTTAGAGCTACAATGCTATCCATCCAAATGGTGTAGCTATCCTCTGCTAACTGTGGATCTGCACTATGCATGTGATCCTCTGTTTACTATCAGAACAATTAGTCCCGCTTGCAGTTCATAAGAATATGTTCTGTTTTTGCTTATAGAACTGTTCCATCTAGTGAGTTTGCAAATAATAGAAGTATTCTGCCAACCCCAATCAAACCAGAAGGTCATGGCTCAGTATTAAGGGCATGGGGCTCAATAATTCAGGAATAATTCATAATGAGAGATCAGTAAAGTCTTGCCCATGTTCTGTTATTTCCTGCTGAAAGGGCATGTATTTGTCACTGATTTTCTTATGTTACTTTTAGAAGGAAAAATAAGAGGTGacaggcaaaaacagtaacagaattcaaggaatcaagggataagcacagaggagtcTTTCTTGCAAAAAAATTAATCGGAAGCCAGAGATCAAGTGGGGTTTCTGGTATAGCAACAGGAAGGAAATTGGGtaaactagatgggccttatcTACCCTCGTATCCTATGCTTCTGTGTTTGTAATATGTTTGTATGCTAGAGCATGTTGCTTGGAAAATTTGGTTAATCCAAAAGGGTTTGATGAAACAAATGTTTATGGTGCAACAATAGTACACAGTTTAACATACTCAGTTTCTAGGCAGCTCTTTGGTATTCTATTTTAATTTGGGTTGGCGTCTTAAATAAGACACAGGATTCAGGGGAGAGCCTATGGAATGCCCagagggaatgaatgcacacctgcAATTCATCTAACAAAATTCCTCTGCCCGGCACAAATATTGTTGAAATAGCATCCATCTAGAGCACAGGCTTCAGGCTTGACTTTTAAGAGGGCAGTTCAACTATGACAAGTATGAAGCAGCTCAGTCTCATCTCTGAGCATTCACATCACCCAGTTCATTGTGAAATCTGTAGCATTCTTCTAGATTCACATGGCTAGTTTTCAACAAAGTGGAGCACTTGCATGAAAGAGCTCCCTACCCCCAGATTATATTAAAGCATAGATCTGAGAATGAGGGCAATTTCACAGCAACAATAGCACAGCATGATCTTTATGTCTGGCCTTTTAAACTGTGAAAATTAGGATCATAATAAATTACCAATAAAATCAATTTTAACTGCCATTATTGTCTTTTACATCTGGGAAGGGGCATAATTCTCTATCTACAGCAGGTCTACCATAGATGCTAGTAAACCACATTTTCTGTCACATTTTTAATTCTGTGCAAACAATAAATTTATGAAAAGTCTGTAAAATAGATTTCCCAAGACAATAAATCCTTTTTTTAGTGGGGGTTTTTTGCATAGATATAAGTTCAtgtgcttgtgtttgtgtgtgtgcttgtgtgtgtaaagACTGTCAAATTCCGGCCCTTAAGGATCACCAAGTCTGGCTTTCAGAATAACAACGATGAATATTCATGAAGTATAGTTTGCACACAGCCgctatatttttattattgttattattatacATGTTTTCTCTGTCCTTAAAAGCAGGCCCATCCGTGGCCCACAAGCATTGGTACACAGCATAGATATAAATAAGCAGATTCTGCATACCTGACGTAAAATTTTGGCAGCACATATGCTGGCATGATGAGTGTttggaattgaaaaaaaaaaaatgaacctgaATTATTGCTGGCAAGTTACAGGTATAacacaaatatttttatgatGTTGTATTGTGCTGTGCCATGGGCATTTATGCGAGAAGATatggtataaataaacatgctgTTGCTATTGCTGTAATTGTGTCTTTGGCAGGTAATGCTACCTTTAGTTGAACCAACAGGAACATTTTACAAAGGTGTTGCATTcaatgagcttttgagaccaccaAGGTCCCTTTCTCAAATGACACCTGCTAGAGCTTTACACTTCACATTCTTATTACATGAGTTAATGGGGAGGGAAAGGCCTTAGTCTACTGTTGCAATTCTATTGGATGTGGCAGTTGCCgtgttaaaaaaaagcaaactaaaaAAGAAATTAGTTTTTGCAAAATTCTGAAACTGAGCAAATATCTGCCCAAGCAAGGTATATATGGGCTGGCAAAGGGATTATTCGGCTCTGCCCTCTTGGAAAATTTGCACATCCCTGAATCTTCTAGAACTGAGACCAAATTATTCCTTATCCATTTAAATAACATAATTCTCCCTAGAACACGGGGCTGTGCAATAAAAGCTGGCAGCTCTATTGATAATATATTGACTGGCTTTCCTGTTCTGCTTCTGTCAGTCTGTCTTATACCAGTTAATTACTGATAGCTCCTTAGTAGCCTGAATTCATTCGCTTCTACTCCTGTGCAGGTTTTAGAAACAGCAATTCTGCATGCTATGCTTTACAGCTCTGTGCAAGTGGCTATTATACAATCATTTTGGGAAACTGTCGTGAAAATCACAGGAGCACTATCCTGCCATAATTTGCCAAAAAGAGAAAGACTAAATGATGTGCGGATGTATATTCTCGCATCAAACAAAAGATTCCTAGGTTTGTACACTACTTTCAGCCTCATACATCTGGATATATCCGCAAAACTACAGCAGGCAACCTGCAGGTCTATCAGGAAGTCatgaaataaatatcaaaacGGAGTGAAGGATTGCAATAGACTATAGAGAAACGTTGAGAACATGTACTGTAGACTTATTAGCTTCCAAGGAGACATTATCTTTGAGTCCCTGATAGCACAACTCCAGTAAAAATGATGTTCTCTCATTACAGAATAAACAAATTTCATGAGTAAAAGAAAACATTCTTTCTTTTCTTACTTTGTATTAATTATGGGTCCtatttatgcatttttcccatagagacgggaagggtaattttcactAGCCCGTCTAGGTCTAAAATTTGCATGTATAAAGTATATACCTAatttaagatgaattttcaaagtgggctgatgtgcataagttcacttttaCAAGTCCCGGGTGTGCATGAAGCAGGAGCTGGCATGCATGTAAACATCTATGCCCGCTCGGGAGCAGGTGTAAATGGGTTCATGTAAATCTACAtgcaatacttttgaaaatgctaatGGGGGGTTCCCTGCCCCACCTCCCCAGGAAGCCTCTTTGTAATATTCGCAAAAATACATGGGAAATCAATTTGGCAAAAAGGTTTGCATGCCATGCACCACCCAAGGCAGTTTTTCAGAAGGCCATTTATAGATACATAACTGGGTGCCAGGCAAGTAAATGACTTTTAAAAGTCACCCCTAAATGAGAGAAAGCctcaagaggtccatattcagtgctgtttgtctggctaagttcagcCTGAGCAGTACAAATGatgggatttgaaaatcctgctgCACTGACTGGCCCCAAGACAGCCGGATAACatttaatccagctaaaagttgTCTGTCATGGGTGCGGCGGGGGGTGTTCTGGGTTGTAATTGGCTATCTGGCTTAAGTAGCTAGATAAAAaatgattttcagcattatccagctaactttgacatAGCTTGatatattcagtgacatagcTGCTCCACTGAATATTTGggcaaagttagcaggataagtttatctgtctaactttggTAGCCAGCTGGTGGCTGAAGCCCCCTATGTAATTTATATTAGCAATAATTCCTTTTAGATTATACATTGATTGTATGATAATGCCTTGGGTGAATGCCTCCTACCCAAGAATCATCCATCAATCCATACCTTCTCTAGCAGGCATAAAAGCTTAAATGAGATATGAATAATCCTATAAGCAGGCGCATCCTCTTAATGTTTCATTGAGGAGAGTAATTAGAATAAAAATACTTTGTAAGCAAcacaataattttctttttaaaataatgtgcACATAGCATAACCATCAGTATATTCTGGTTTTGAAGAACAAAtgtaaatacttaaaaaaaaaaacccaaaaaaacccaaaaaaaagaaTGTAGTGAGGCACAAGGTTCATAGTGCAACTAATAGGATGTGTCAGCTTCAATTAACTTTTTGTTGTCATGAGGGAgaccaaaaaagagaaaaagggagacATGAAATggggttccgggggggggggggggggggggggggggggggagagacagctAGCCAATATTAAAAATAGAGGATgtggaaatcaaaagaaaaaaaaatgaaggaataaaatataaaaagtcaAACAAAGATGAAATGTCATGAAAAAGGCAAGTGAAGCAGATgggaatcattaaaaaaaaaaaaaaaagctgagacaGACAAAAAAAGAGTCTTAAGAAAAATGCttggggggatgggagcaggTGGGGTTGGAGGTAAGACAGATAGAAAGCTAAAGGGGAAATGTTTGCTAGCCATGCACAGACATGgattagaaaacaaaaaagcGGGCTCTTACCAGAAGCTGGTGAAAGTATTGAAAAACAACTTCAGCAGAGAAATGTATTACTTTTGACGTGAAAAATGATGCcgctatttcattttttttttttagcattttcatTCCATgcattggttttctttttttaggaaataaaaataatgaagtcCAATAGAAGCTTGCAATGGAGAACCAAAATGTGTATCTAATACGTGTCTTCAGATGAACGCAGTGTGTGcttataatttttaaatacaaaatgtgaaaaattatgACAAATCTAAACCCTGACACTGCTGTTACTGCAAGCATCAACAATGGAAACAGTAAGGACATGATGACATACCTGAGCTAGCATTGTGTTAGGTTTCAAAGACGGCCATAGCTCGAATTTATAATTTCAGCTCTgctaattgttttattttcctgggTGCTCTGGTGGTGCACAGATGGGACTGTGATCCACACAGCAAGGCTGATTTTTAATAAAGAGCGCGGGATAACGGACTATGAAACACCTATATGTTGAGTGCAGGTTGAACCAGGACTGTTGGCATTTCTGCCTTCTTTTAGCTGTCCCTACAGATTGCCCGTTAAAGAGAAAGCTATCGGATAGAAATGCACCCACTCTGTGTGAAACGCTGGTGCAGAattatgttggttttttttttctttctatcagtCTAACCTTCTGTGTTGATACATGAATTGCTGGTACCCAGTTACAGGGATGCCAGATGATCAGTGCAGAATGAAGGTCCCAGGAGGACAGATCACGTGGCTTCCACTGCCCTGTGATGTCACTAGCAGATGGCATGGGTACCAGCTCTGGCAGTTGGCATCAATGTCACTTTTTGGAGATCGATGAGATAGCGCAGATATCCACAGATCTAGGCTCCACGAGAGGATGCGGCATTCAGACTGAAAAGATCTGGAAGACAATAAATGAAAACTGAGTGTTGATCAAAATAAAACCTGAAggtaatctaaataaataaatatgtgtgtgtgtgtgtgtatatgtgtgtgtgtgtgtattattatataaatatacacacatatgtgtttatatatatatataatgtatttatGCATATAAACTGCACATATGTGTATTCAGTAGTTGGTGTTGTGTTTGCATGTAAGTGTTTAAAGGTATCATTGTGTATTGTGCTATTTACCAGCTCCAACTTCTCATAACATTTATTTCTTATGATGTAACAGCACGCTTGCATTGAGATTATGTAATACTGCACTGCAAATGCAGAAGGTGGACATGACTAggagatttctctctctctctctctctctctcctgttcttGTTCTTCTCATTACTATACAAGAATCCAAAGTCCTCTCGGTGTTAAAAACTGTGCTTGTTGGTTTATAGAACCGCTTCAAAATCGCTCTGCTGCTTCACAAATCAAGAGGAATaggtggtgggggaggaggggggatttaaataaataaaaaagagagagaaagaaaaaaatccatttgAAGAGCAGATTGCTTTGCCCGTTTCAGTCTGCATTCTGAGTGCACGTGCGGACTGTCAGAATGATTCCAGAGCCCTTTCCTGTCAAAGAATAGCTGGAGGCAGAATGAAAAACAATACAATAGATTGTTTTGTTCATGCAAacggtgttaaaaaaaaaaaaaaaaccgggaaGAAAAAGAGAATAATTTTTTTCTTGCATATAGGTTTGTTTGAGGGGCTTTGGGATGGAAGGCTTGATAGAAATTTAAAAGTTCCCTTTTTAATTGACTTGCATATACAGTACATTGACATTATTACTGCTAagtatatatttagaaatgatattACATGGCAGTTAAATCTGATACCTAAGGAAGGAAGGTCTGCTTGGAATATTTATACATGGGGCAAGAGCCAAAaaagtttttccattttttgtgtGGTTAGTTTGGATTTGCACTACATGTCTGTTCTGACTCGCGTTATTTCGGCAAGGATGGCAACTGGCATACATTAGTCACCACACCACATGCAAAAAATCACAACAAACCCCCTGGACAAAGTCCGATAAAAAGCAGAACGTTTTTTTACACTATAATTCATCTGTCCACAGAGAGATTCCACtgttcatttttaaatattttctgtcaTTATGCCCATGGGACTGTGCATTTATGCGGTTCTGCATTGCTATACGTACATCATCATTTACTTCAGTTCCATACCACTGTGTATGTGTCTGCTAATAGCTGAAAGCACCAGCACAATACATTTTTAGGGAATTTAACAGCTGCCTTTTTATTTTGTGACTTTCTTACATTTGATTTCTTTTCAAAAACTTACCTCATACTAATGACAAATGAATGTATATTTAAGTGGCTGCAATATCTTtctatctataaataaatagacagataGCTAAATCTAAATGTTTGACAAtgtaaatgtttctaaatataaataaaattatattggAAAACAAACTGGTTTAATGATATATTTATCTCTAGAGCTGCATATACAttaagagcctgattttaaaaagcatttatatgcataaaattgggatttactagagtaaatgcactttatatgcataaatggcttttgaaaattgctacaatagtagttatatttacacttgtaaatcctCTTGAAAAGTCACCTAATACAGTACATAGTTATATATTGTATTCATAATGTGTATACACCTATTTGTAGATGTGCATAGTGTAATTATATTAACTATAAATATCAACATTTTCATGTCTGCAGGCACTCTTTCAGGTAATTTCAGATTCAAGAGCCATGTTAACACTTCCTTTTGATGAGGCTGTGGTAATGCCAGAAACCCAGATATGCAGAAAGTTTCCCAGAGATAACGAGGAGCAGAAGTCAATCAAGAAACCTGAAATCTGTGTAAAACATGTCCTTATGCAAGGTAAAAACATGAAAAGGCTGCCTGAAGAAGAAActgagaaagaagaagaggaagaagacagagaggaggaggatgagaatGGATTACCCAGAAGGAGAGGCCCAAGGAAAAAAAGATGACCAAGGTCAGAGTGGAGCGGATTAAACTAAGGAGGCAGGAAGCCAATGCTAGAGAAAGGGGAAGGATGCACGGCCTTAACAATGCTCTGGACAATTTACGGAAGGTGGTACCCTGCTATTCCAAAACGCAGAAGCTGTCTAAAATAGAAACTTTAAGACTGGCCAAAAATTACATCTGGGCTCTTTCTGAAATCCTGCGCATTGGTAAAAGACCTGATCTGCTTACCTTTGTCCAAAACCTATGCAAAGGTCTGTCCCAGCCAACGACAAACTTGGTAGCGGGGTGTTTACAACTGAACGCTAGGAGTTTTCTGATGGGTCAAAGTGGGGAGAGTGCCCATCATTCAAGGTCTCCCTACTCTACCATCTATCCTCCTTATCACAGTCCAGAGCTGAGCACCCCCCCTGGTCATGGTACCCTTGACAATTCAAAGACCATGAAACCATATAATTACTGCAGTGCTTATGAATCTTTCTACGAAAGCACTTCACCTGAGTGTGCCAGCCCACAATTTGAAAGTCCTCTAAGCCCTCCCTCGATGAACTACAATGGGATTTTTTCTATGAAACAAGAAGAAGCCTTGGACTATGGCAAAAACTACAACTATGGCATGCATTACTGTGCTGTATCAGCCCGGGGTCCCCTTGGGCAGGGCTCCATGTTCAGGCTGCCTACAGACAGTCACTTCCCTTATGACTTCCATCTGCGCAGCCAGTCTCTCACCATGCAGGATGAATTAAATGCAGTTTTTCATAATTAATGAGGAAAATGAACGTAAACGGTGGTCATTCACCTCTCCCCCATCTAATTAAGATAAAGCAGATGCTTGTTCACTCTGTAATTGACACGGCTCTATTCAAGGTGTTTGCTGCAGTTTCTGAAGTGTGGTTCTATTATTGtgataaaaaaattgttttccttgTAATGTTaaatgcaacccccccccccccccccccctaacagtttcctttttttttactttcccctCATCTGCAAACACTGTGATAGTCTTCATGATGGAAAAGATCCATTTTATTCCTATGTTTCGCTGAGCAATCTGCCTCAAGACTATTGCAGGGAAACAGCATGCACAGAGCACCCCCCATCAAGGGTTAGTTTAATTGTGTAATGCATGCTACCGAATCAGGCTGCTGCAAAACTGTGCATTGTGCCGCAGAGGATTGCAGTGCAATCTTGGAAAACTTAACTAATTCAAATCTCCAGATTTATGTTGCTTCTTTTTAATTGTTGCAGGACAAATGAGAGTGATACTACTGGAAAATGCAGTTACAAAGGTGACAGCAATATGCAGAAActatgcaatcatttttcccttaggaaaacagaccagtGATCACAGATAAGTCAGGAATTCAGCATAGCATTTTGAATAGTGATGATTCTGTACCGCACGGTATTTTGCTAGCTGACATAGCTACCTTGGATTGGTTACTTACaacattaatatttttttttaagaaagcacTTCATGTTTTGTATTATACTGATTTCCCATGTGCATGCTTCTTATAAGCAATGCGTGACTATGTTTTTCACAATATATTGTTAAAGCCATTCAAGGTAACTATTGCCACGTATAAAAGAAAGAAGTTCCTGTTACGTGTAATATTTTGCAGTTACACTAATTATTTTATGGGTGAAAAGCTGCCTGGATTTTTAATGCTCTCTCCAAGgcaggggtgggtttttttaaaattatttttattattttgaagcCAAGCAGAAGTATGTTTACAACACATGCGATGCATTTAATACAGAAAATCTATATGTAGTGTACAtggttattatatatatatactgttaaCAGAAGTACAGTAGTTTTATGTGAAACTAATGTAATAGAGAAAGTGCATTGCCTACACAGGGCAAAtctagaaataataataatacaaataataaatcttGAGTGTCCTATACATGTGCTGGGGAGCCTCGTCGCTTTA is from Rhinatrema bivittatum chromosome 2, aRhiBiv1.1, whole genome shotgun sequence and encodes:
- the LOC115086131 gene encoding LOW QUALITY PROTEIN: neurogenic differentiation factor 6-like (The sequence of the model RefSeq protein was modified relative to this genomic sequence to represent the inferred CDS: inserted 1 base in 1 codon); this encodes MLTLPFDEAVVMPETQICRKFPRDNEEQKSIKKPEICVKHVLMQGKNMKRLPEEETEKEEEEEDREEEDENGLPRRRGPRKKRXTKVRVERIKLRRQEANARERGRMHGLNNALDNLRKVVPCYSKTQKLSKIETLRLAKNYIWALSEILRIGKRPDLLTFVQNLCKGLSQPTTNLVAGCLQLNARSFLMGQSGESAHHSRSPYSTIYPPYHSPELSTPPGHGTLDNSKTMKPYNYCSAYESFYESTSPECASPQFESPLSPPSMNYNGIFSMKQEEALDYGKNYNYGMHYCAVSARGPLGQGSMFRLPTDSHFPYDFHLRSQSLTMQDELNAVFHN